Genomic DNA from Buteo buteo chromosome 21, bButBut1.hap1.1, whole genome shotgun sequence:
tatAAGAAGCTGCAGAGATCTTCCTTGAGATCTGCAGGTGTCTCTTGTCAGCATCATGAAACAAAACTGGAACAGCTCAAAATGTACTTTAAGACACCTACAAGAAGTGATGCAGATCATTAATGGCATGTTCAAGAGCTAGAGGGCCTTGCACCATTGGACTGAAACATCCCCTCCCGTGCATTCTCCACTTACAGCTGTAAGAACCTGagtaactttaaaaacagacaCCATTCTCCCCAGAGCACTGGGCACGTAGAGCAGTCAGGCAATGAGGGGCCACCAGTGCTGCTGTAAATCATCTAATGGAAAGACACATTCCTGGGGACCTGGGTACAGCAGCTCTGGCTCACCTTGTGTGTGCGTCTGCATGTCCCGGGCCAGCTCCATCGGCAGCACAGAGTTTACAAGTGTTGAGATGACTGCAGCGTCCAAGTTGCACATGGCTCCAAAGCACTTCAAGAGCAGCAGCCGTAATGGCACCCTGTGTTCCTGCAGAAGTAATTTATTAGATGAAACCATGTCCCAAATGAGGGCTTATACTCTAAGGCAGAGACATAACTGGCTACAAGTTCCCACTGTTGGGAAGCCACAGACCCTCCCAGGGTGACAGTGAACCCAGAACCTCTactagcttttaaaaacagcacagGAGTCATTTTATGGTAACATTCGCAACTGGGGTGGCTACAGGTTGTTGGCATATGCAGTCAGAGGGCATGTGGCAGCCAGAGCTCAGTTCTGAAATGCCCCACTTCATCCACTAAATATGATACAAATCAACAACCTATACCCATCCCCAGCAAACAGAGATTTAATTTGCTGAGTAGCCAGGATTCTCTGAGCACACTGAGGTTTTGCAAATGCTGCTCTGAAGGAAGTTTCCTGACAACCCAAAATTTGGAAATCCTCTTTAGCACATGATGGTTAATGAACAGCATGGGAGCAGCTCCTCCACTGTGAAGCTGTTGGGTttgtgctgggagcagagggtaCAAACCAGAAAGTTTTGGGACATCCAGGGATTCCAGCAAAGATGACGCTCAACCTGCAGCTCCCACACAGCTCTGGTACTGGGGTAACCTTCATACCACAGCCTCAGCCAACAACTCCAGGGTTCAGAGAACAGAAGTGAGCCAAGCTCTGGCACTGGGCACGACAGCAGCTGGGACTGGAGACCCAACTGCTCTCTATCTGGTCAGGCTTCCTGGAAATCCTGGTCAGAGAAGAGCAGGCAGTAAAAGCCAGCAGGCTCCATTATACCCAGCCTGCCTTCCCATTGCTCTCAGGTATGCTACAGCCCCCTGATGCTGAGCTCTGGGTTCAGACACAGAAATGCCAGATGAAAGCTAAATGCCACAAGGCTTGATGTGCTGTAGCTGGGGACTTAGGGACAAGATGGGCTCAAGTTTCCAACCCCCCCCGAGTCCTACAACAGCACATTACAGGAAGGAGAGGGGCAAAGCAACACCACACAGGCGTTGAAGGCAAAACTtcaatttcttcctctgaatACTGATTTCCTTCCTCACTCCCAAGGCTTCTACTCACAACCTACTTTCCTAAGCAAAGCTATTCACTAATGCACAGGAGTGTATCAATTAAAAGAGGAGCAGTCACAGCCTGTCAGCTTTCCCAAGGCATCCTTGGAAATCCTTCCTCTACATACAGTGATGCCAATTCTGTCCCCCCATGGAGCtaataaaagcagcaagctTTACCCTTCACAGTGCTAGCTACCGCTTCGAAGCCTATACCatcctctctctgctcttccgTACAACTTGCATGCACACAAAAGGGATGTGCTGCAACTCCATCTAGTTCACAGAACTGCCCTGTGCAGGGGGAATGTCTCCCATACATTCATCATCGCAACCCTGCCCTATTGCATCTTCAGGGAAATCTCAAAAAGAGATATTTGATGCATTCTCCCACCTTACCATCTGATAATACGCCACAAGGGACAGGACAGATTCAAACTCATTCTTCTTGCACATTTTCTTGCAAACTTCTGGGTCTGCATCTGTCTGGAAGAAGGAATGAACAGGTCAGCCCAGTGGCACAAAGCAGCAAGGTGCCTGCCGCAGGTACCTTGACGGAGGCCAGCTGCTTTCAAATCTCAGTAGCCCCAGCCCAACCATCTCACAAAGAAACTGAAGGCAGAGCACAGACAGCTCAAGAACCGCCACCCTGCAGATTCTGCATCAAAGTGAATTCTTGAGATATGTCTCTGCCATACAACATGTCTTGGGCTGAAAACATCTAAAAAACCCATGACCTGAGCAGCACCTTGATGACTGCATCATGCAGTTACACAGGGCAGCTCCAGCACCGTTCCCATCCTGAGAAGTATTGTACATCTCCCACCCCTAAATTATGAGGGAATGGTTGCACAAAATCCACCTCCGCCTCGCCCTGCAGGCCCACAGCGAGGCGGCACAGGCCGTATGTTGAGTGACAAAGACACGGGCATTtattacacaaaaaaatatctgttctgCTTATGTCAGAACTGGAGAGGAATACAAAATAGGTGCCAGAGCAAACCCCACACCAGCACCTGTAACACAGACCACGTCACTGCACCGAGTGGCAGCTCCCATATCATCACAGTACACAGATGGGCTTGTACATGCTAGTAACAGCATTGGGACAGTATTTCCCACTGCTGCTCACTATGGGGATGTACCTCTCCTGTACGCACAGATGTGGTGAGATACTTTATACTTTCTcacaaaaatagctttaaagcTCACTGTCAAGGCAACCAAagaattttctttgcatttaatgGGCCTCACCCCACAGGTACTTCCCAGCCACAGACGATGTTTTAAATGGAAGACATTTGAAATGGGCCTAGGAGTGCTACAACCCTCACAGCAGACTTCTAGGTTTTCTGTgggaggttgggtttttttggagttGAGGGCTTATATTCTCCTGTGATAGGTAAATACCACAGCTATCATGAAGAATGGCTCTATAACTCTTTTCAGAACAGCTTTGTAAGGTAAAGTGCAAGGCAGCTCAAAAGCGCTGCAGACCCCACACAGGAGGGCAGGGCTTCACATTGATGGTAAAGGATGCACAAGAAACCTATGCCCTCTAAAACAACAGATCTGATGGCAACACAGGGGCGAAGGAGGTCAGAAGAAAGGAACTTCACCAGGgctgtctgctctgctctgcctgtaaagaaagaaatttactCACCAGGATGCGAAGCAGCTCCTCCAGGTAGCAGCAGATGACGTTCTCATCCTCATAGAGCGCCCAGCTGCGCTGCTGAGCATCATCCTTGTGCCTGGCCAGATCTGCAAAGATCACCTCCAGCCGCTGCTCGTCGTGGCAGATCTGTCCCGAGGGCAGCCCCGCACTCAGATTCTGCACAATAGCAAAACAACTGGTTAGTGGGGTGCTGACAGCTAGCTGTTGTTTGGGTGCCTGTTTCCTCTAATCTTTGTCTCAGGACTGGCAGTTGACCTCATTCAGTCAAGAGCTGGCAGCAAAAAACCAGCAAGTTTAAGACACGTGCAATTATTTCAGCTCTCATACTTTTGGGGCCTCTGCCTGCCTCCTTTCCTTGCACAGCTAATGCAATGAATGAATTGAAATAGGTGCCAGAACTGGTGCACAGTCAGAAAGTCTTTAAATCCAAGCTGCCACTATCCTGCTGAAGCATTAGCTGTCTTCTGAGGATGTTAATGGACCCAAGAAACCTAACTCAGACACAGCTATACCCCTTTTCTCTTATGGCATTTAGTAACCACCAGGAccgctgccaggcagcagctgagcgCAGCTGCAGGCTCACCCCCAGTAAAACAGATGTGTCCTGGACACCAAACCACCACACTGCACAACTGCCTCCAGAAAGCAGAAGTTCCCTTCActgccccctccctccagccTGAAAGGGACAGACCTTCCTTTAATCCTTGACTTGGGAGCAAACATTTGCATCGTACTCTATATGCCAACTGCTCAATACTACGTCTGCCACCTTCTGCAGCAAGGATAGAACCAATTCATCTTGGGCCGCTTTGGTTCTGCTTTCTTCCAAACAGCAGAGCTCAACCACCGCtcacagcagctctggagcTTGTAGCTACGATGCAGACTAACTGCATACCTAACCCTTACCACAAATGCTTCACTCCTCAGTTGTCTTTCCTATACTTTCCTCTCCTTTGAGAAAGAGGGGAGTAGCCAGGCAGCAGTTAACCTGCCCCAACAGCTGCTGTGGTCTGCAATTTAGGATAATTCTCTAGGACCTAAGTACATCATATGAACTACCTGTTTCCCGAAAGCAGGGCAAGAAGCGGGGACCAGCACATGGAACCAGGTTGATTACAGGTGATGAGCCCAGACACCATTAAGAGAGATAAGGACTAATCTGCAGAAGAACTTAAATTATATACAAAAGGGTTTGGCAGCAGTGACAACAAGCAGCAGGAGGTCAGCAAGGTGAAAGAGAACTGAGCTGAGAAATTCAAACAGGAAAAACCCGCTGGCTGAGACCAAGCGCTTAACAATTTTTGGATGAAGTCTTGCAGCGTGCAGTGACAAGTCACATCATTCCGTGTGAAAAAGCCTTTACCACTAGCAGCCAGGACACCCTGCTACTGCACATTGTCTTCTCCTGGAAACCTGGAGAAGACTTGCTCCTGTCCTGGTACAGCTACTTCCAACAGGCTGGCTGCACGGCCAGGGGCAGCAAGCCTTTACAGCAGACCTTCACATTACAAGCAGAGCAGAACGATTTTGTACGGAGACACAAGCCCACGCACAGTCACACACCCACGACACGAGCAGCCAGCACCACGCAAGACTGCCCAGTGCAGGAGCGGCACCCTTCCTGCACTCCTTCAGCCCTTTCTGGGAAAACCACTCCAGGTTTAACGGTAACGTCTTGTCTGCTTTATTAGAGACAAATTTGTTAGTAATTTGCTTTGGGGTATTTGGGGTATGAACTAATTAGGACTTCAATTCAATGCTTCAATTATATAAGAAAGAAGTATTCTTCTTGTCGCTGCTCGTTACATAATTTTTGTCAGGGAGGTAACGAAGGAAGGAGCGTGCCAGTTTAACACAAGCCTCTGTACACTCTTAACATTTTGGGAAGCTGTGGATGGCCTAGCAGAAAACCAGGTAACCAGCTGTGAGAGAGGATGACAGCTTTCAGGAGCTGAACACAAACACAGGAGCATCTCCCACTGAATGGTGACTTACCACAGAAGCAAATACGTTAGTTAAGAGACTCGCTTGGTCTTATCATCTCCTCCTCTCTTTAGAAGGACCTACAACACTGCCTGTCCTCGTGTATCCCAGCTGCTTGGGAGAGGGTTCTCCATTTCTGTACCTTACATCCTCCTTGCCAGCAGTGCAGGGCTGGTCCTGCCTCAGTCCACTGCTGGGACGTCTGTTTGGATGAGCATTTTAATGGGTACTCGTTTTAATGATCACTCTATTCAGCCTCTTATCACTAATCTGCTTCCTCCAATCCTTCATGTGCAGCCCTTACAACTCCACTGAGTATCAAGCTCCTAATGGACTTGGATGAGATCAATCCATTAACAAGCTCTTCAATCCGACCAGCATAACTACACCACGCACTGTCTCAATGCACTCTCAGCACCATTCTCAGCCCTCCCACCACCAGGGTCAGGTCTCTGCTTATCAAGCATCTTGGCAGCTacttcaacctgcagcctcatCATATGGTCGTTTCCAGGAATCTGCTGGAGAGCCCATAAGCAGGAGGGGGTTTAGGTATTTCTGACAATGCCACTTTGCATTATCTTGCTGTTTCAAATAGTTCCCTCCCCCCAACCCAGCAGAACAAACTGCTACAGGGATTTTGTTCCTTCTGAGCAGCCCCAAACCATTTTGGGAACCTCGGCACACCCATACTGCTCAGAGGTGGTCATGTCTGCCACGAAAACCCAGATGCTGTCCTGCTGAGTTCTTGtcccattttttccttgcttcctcCCATGCCTCCCTCCCCACTACATCAGCAAGTGTGGTGTATCACTAGTGGCATGGGTATGTGCACCTACCAGCAGTTTCCATCCGGATGAGCACAGATCTGCCTTGGGTAAACTGTATAGCAGCTTTTTACACACATTTCAGGGGGACTGCTGTGGGAATTCCTCCCTTCTCTGGGCAGCAAACCATTCCCGCTACAGCACCATCTAAAAAAACCAGGCAGCTAACACTGCTCTCGGCACACGCAGACTGCCAGGCTCCTCGGCAGCTGCTAAACCAGATGAAATGTGGTGCAAGAGAGACACCTGACTTCAGCTGAGCCAAGCTTCCCAGGACGGGCCTTTCCCACACActgttttggcagcagcaggtctgctCCTGGCTGGACACCCCGGGGACACAGCCCTGTCGCAGGGCCGGTCAGCTCCTCAGGGAGACAGTGCCTGCCACGCACAGACCTGCGGTGTGGCACGGGAGAGAGGAGTGCTTGGCTTTCAACCACCACGTTAGCTGTACTTCAGTAAGGTCTCTGCAGCCTTCGCTTTTCAGGTGTCCTGGCCATCTGCAGCCCATGCACATTTGCTCCGCAGATGTacgcagcagcagctctctctGGATGAGCGTGGCGCATCTACAGCTGAACCGAGACGGCTGCGCATGAAGACTCTGGCACAGACCTTCATAAAGGCTCCTCTAGCAATTAGTGAGCAAAGGACCTGCCTAAGCACTAATGCATTCCTCCCACCCTCCAGATTCACTTTTGTTACAGTATTTCACTAAGGAGGAGCCCTACATAGGCACACTAACAGCCCAACCAAAGGACTCAGCCTTGAAAGCACTCACCCTGATGACCTTCACATTGTGCCAGGCGAGAAGGAGGACAAAgctcctgcagggaaaaagCTAAGTCCCAGAGAAGCATTTGtatcttttcaaaagcaattctCCTTTAAGCAAAGCCAAATCAATGAATGAACAGGAACTACACGCGAGAGGCAGCCCACATGGGTTCAGGGGAAGCAGAGGGAGCTCGGCCACATTTGCCACGAGGTTTGCCAGGGTTCCTTGGGGACAACAGGCAGCCACCAGGCACTGGTGATGGGTAGCTGGGAGCAGGTCACAGCCCAGTACTACAAGGGAAACCCCCTCTGGAAATATGTCACCTCCCACAACAACTTCCTAACTTGTTCCTCCACCTCAACACATCCAGGAACCGTTGGACCCCACCCAGCAGCCTGGGCTGATCTCTAAGAGCAAACTGATTTACACACCTTTGTCAGCAGTTTTCAAGCTCAAATTTAAGGCAACCCAGAGATGGGTCTGGGTCACAAGTGCAACAGAGCAATGctaatttaataaaaagcagGTAAGTGATTTCTAAGCGCTCCCTCTCAAGGTGTAGCTAGCTTGTGTATTAGGCAATTTTGCTTGCCTCGCACTCAGTTTAATAAATCCTCAAATCGACCTCCCTAGACAAGACTTCTACGGTACTCCCCTCTCTCAAATAGGAGATAATtcagcagagctgaaggcaACCATGTATCACCAATACATGCTAATCCAAGTGATTCTCTAGATGCTTGAAAACCAGGCAGCACCTATATTATCTTTAGTTACATCCAAATTTCAAACGAGTTCCCATGAAAGCCAGCTCCAGTTTAGACAGTCACTACGGCAATGCCTTTGAAAAGAGTTTTAATTTCCCTTTGTGCATCTTGCCCAGTCACCATGCCACCCATCAGGAACCAGCTCAAGGACAAGAAGAGGGGCCATTTCCAAGGCCAGGCCAAATCCTGACACGGGGAAACCAACTCAGCACGTTTGCTCTTGCAGATTAGGCTTACCCAAGTAGTATGGTACCTCTGAAGCATCTTTCCTAAGGTGTGCGCACCTCAGCACCCTCCTTGTCTTTGCTGTTTCCCCAGCATAGCCTTATGTTACCTCTCTAAAAGCAGGAGCATGATGCTGTCCCGGCAGAAGGGTCTTTTGTTCTCTTGAAAACACTTGTCTGGGCAGACTCCATGCTGGAGGAGTGGAAAGGTAAATAAGAGGGAAGTGCCACTGCAATTCAACCTTCAGAAGGCACTGGGGACAGGAACGAGGTAATGGATTCTGGAATTGATTTAGTAAACCAGTGATCTGACTTCAAAGTAAGAATGGAATAGGAATAAAAAGGATATAACTAATTAAAGAACGTGATACAAAAGGTTGAAGCAGGTATATCTACTCGGAGCAGACCAAAGCTTTAAATCAAAGCTGATAAGTCGCTCTGTTTTAGGGGGTGAAAGAAAGACcttgaaaaatatgcaaaagaagAATTGACCATGTATTTGCATGGATTAGGGTGTAGAGGGATTTCAGAAGttacaaattaaagaaaaaaaagcccctgaCCTAGAACTGATGACTCAGCAACAATTATACACAGAAACCCCTGAGATTGTGCAACAATTTGGTATAATGAACAACACAAAGTCAAGAATAATAAATTGTACCATTAAACTACGCTAATGAAGCTACAGCAGTACAGCCACCCCACAACTACTCAGGACTGCCCTTTCAACTGTTAGAACTGGTTTTCCACACCAGGTGAACAACCTCATCTGGGACCAGGCCCCTACGTATCAGCAGAGCTACATCTTCTGTGTGGGACATTGAGGAAAAACACACACCGCAAGCACTGTGCAAGCTCACTTgggctctccttctgaaagCAGTACCACTCAAGATAGGTATGATGAGGTATTACGAGATGGTACAGGACCTTCTGCGTACAGTACTGGGCATTTTTAAGTCCCACGGATGTCCTAGATGACAGATATTGTATCAGTTACGAATAGATCCATACTCGTCCCTGCAACAGCATCAgaatttcttcttgtctttttcagGCTGGTCTGCAGCAATGGCCATGAAATGGAGGTTTTCAAACACCCTCTGCAGAAACCTGGCACTAAATGACTTCTGTGGAATTAAGCTTATTGTATCCCGAGAACAGgtattaaagataaaaataatattcaaatCTTGGTTAAGGTCCaaataacagaaaactgaaCTTAGTGTGTAAGTCAGAGCCAGAACATATGCTTGAAACAGCtaaatttttttgctgaatCTAGATCTCACATTGACACAGTATTGTTATTGAAGTAGGAAGCAATTAACTGTTGGGTTATGGCCACAAACTGAGACTTGATGATTGCTTATAGGACCCTCTATACAGTGCAGACAGTTAACCAGATTACAATTTGGTCTACAATTTGAATGCCATTAGTTTTCCATATTCAAATGCCTCTGAGCAGTTCATTATAATCTTGCCATTAGCAATGGAACTCCAATCTTAGATGGTTATATGAAGCGTACTCCTCAGGGCTGTATTTAGCAAGTGGGAGCTGAAATTTATTATCTGTACAACTGAAGTGGAGGGCTGCCCAGGTGCACTTTGCCATTTCAATGACTGCTGCAAGAAGCatccttttatttccctccttGCATGTCTGCCGCAGAGAAAGGAGGAATATATGATCGTTTTCGCATAAGGTTTATTTAGAACTTTAGAGCTCAAGATAATGCTCTTCCTCCAGTGGCTGAAAAACTCTTCTTCCatggtctttaaaaaaagcagggcTGAGGTGTGCGTTATGGAACAGAGAGGTTCACATCTACAGAAAACTAGTTTTCATCGCTTTGATGAAAGACCAGGCCAGACATATAGAAGTTTTGGGTGCTCCATCAtcaaaagagacaaaaatccATGCAGATTTATAGTATTCATAAGCATGCTGAATCTACAGAGCATGTGCAGTACTGTAGAAGAAAACGAGTTTATACAATGCATTATTTATAAAAGGTTTCTATACAGAAGCACTTATTGCAAAGGCTCAATTTTCCTCAGCTTCTATTTGTCACATTCATAACAGAAAATACCTCTTTAAAAAGTCActattcatttctttctctgattttctgcTGCCACAGTGGTTCTCCGTGAGCTTTCACAATCAGTGGTCAACAACTCATGTCAGAGCTTTCTCAGTGTGCCTCAAGTCCTGCTGCACCCATTCCCACCGCTGCTTTGCCACCAGTGCTGTCCCTGGGACCTGGAAGGCTGTCATCTCCCACCTGATGTGCTCACGTGCTTCAATTCACTACTGTCCATCTCAGGACCCTCTCCCCAAACTGCAGCCTCATCTGAGACACCCAGCCCTCCACCACAGCCTACCAGTGCTTCCCAGCACCAAGGGCCCTCTCAGCTGGTTTCACCTCTCACCCCCAGCTCCACACTCAAGGTTATATCATACATCTGCAGCTCATTTGAGAAATAAACTCACCTGTTTTCCACTTTCCTGCTACAAGTACTTGGACCTGGTTTAAACCCCTGGTTCCCTTGGCTAGACATTTACCCCCATCTAGCACCCCTCCCCTCATCCCAAATGTTCGGAGAGCTCATTGAGCTTCTAACACCTTCTGCCCGATGCTAGGACATGGTTTgcagcagccccctgcccagccccgcgTGCACGTTACCTTACTCTCCACCACGGAGATGAGAATCTGCTCCATGATGCTGCTGGTTGCTGGGATGGAAGTCTGGATGTGGCCGATGACCACGCCAATGGCCACGCGGGACAGCTCATAGCTGAGGTGGGTGTTCCTGCGCACCAGCTCGATCAGTTCGGCACCTATCGTCTTGGGCACGGACGCTGCCAGACCACTGGGTTCTGGTGATGCTGGCTCCACTGCAGCTGCCTTCTTATCCTCCAGGCAGAGGGAGTTGAAGGCATCCAGGCTTGcaggggggagcggggcagctTTCTTCACCTGAGAAGCCTTCTCCCCATCCACAGTGTGGGACCTCTGGGTCCCCCCTTCAGCCGGtggtgctggggcagccctCTTGGTCTGGGGAGATTTGCTGGCCCCATCCTTCGGGGAAGTCCCATAGCGGGAGTGGGCCACAGAGCCAGCATCCAAATTGCGGGTTATCGTGGTGTGGACGCTCCGGCTCGGGACAGGGGGTGGGGTGTTGGCAGGACTGGAGGTGGCTGTCGGGAGAGCGGTCTCTGACACAGAAGAAGCGGTGTACAAGGTATCCAGGGATGTCGTGCTTATAGAGGAGGCACTAGAAGCTGACCCAGGGATAATTTCAACAGCGTCTGAAAGGGAACAATTAAAAATGCCTTAGCAACagcatcaaaggaaaaaagaaaaaaacaaattgctACAGCACAGTCCATTAAAAGGCTCATTGTGCATGCGACCAGAGCAGTTTAACTCCTCTTCCTGCCTCACTTATCTCAAAGCAAAATTGTACCAATTCTCTCTGGAGCATTCCCGCACAATCACCTCTTTAGAAAGGGGAAAACTACTCTATTGAGATGAATACCCTTCAAAGGGCTTAGTGTTTTAcgcaggggaaggaagggagggagggagggacaggacTAAGGGACAGAAAAGTCTTTTCCCCCTGGCTTAACAAGGGCCTTTCTCTGCGTTCAGGATTTAAGCCCTCACTTGTGAATGATGGTGCCTGAGAACTGCAAGACACTGAAGGCTTCACACGCCAGCCCGCGCCTCCCTCTTGCACGCACCTCACCGACTGCACGCCATGGTTAACACCAACTGTGAGGGAAACATTTGGCTGACAACACCTCTAGTCTCTCCCTTTCAGCACTCTCCAACATTTGATGATgagccctgcagccctgctaGCATCCACCACTTTCACAAGCCTCCACATTAGCTGCTCTACTGtatttctccccctccccgcctctaGTTTTGACTAGCTCTAGCTGTGGTAGCTGTCCCatcttctaaggaaaaaaaaaagcactgcaaGCAAAGAGatgttaagatttttctttcctttaaccTGGTCTAATATATAATTTTGGTAAACATTATCCATTAGTTTCTAGGGGACAGAAATGTATCCAGGTCCTTCCCTGACTATGAAAACAGTTACTTGGGCAAACACTGGACCACCTTCATCCAGAGTTTCACAAGAGCAGCTGACCTTAGCACTGGAAGAGAAGGAGCGCGCCCCACAGGGAGCCCAGCTCCCAGGAAAGGCAGTTTCCCACACACCAAAGGAAGGACCAGTGGGACAGACATGTGAAACACCTTTGCTGCACCCCTGCAGGCAACTCCAACCCTTCCCGCGCCGTTGGTCCTGGGAGCCTTCCACTACTCCATCCACCACTCCACCCAAAGCAAGCACAAGCTAGGCAGAAAAACAGGGCCCTTCCCTCCCACAGGGGCTCagtattcctctttttttctccttctcctcacaGACGAGCATTCACAAATCATAGTTCCCACTATGCTTCATTAATCAAGACAATGACTTGAAGGAAACTGACCTTTGCAAACTCCCACTACCACAGTGAAAAATGGCTCAATACCATTAAGTACCATTAAACAAGCTGGTGCCAGCCCCAAGTTTCAATTAAATACCTGCAGGTCAacagctctgccctgctcctcacaAGGGGACATGAGTGGGCTTGAGATGGGCTGTGTCACTAACGGCATGACTGTCACAGCACAGGAAAGCACTTGGGCAAGCTGACAGCAACTCAGCAAGATGACCACTGCCTCTGCCAGCCCAACCGTGCCGAAGACGGAGAAGCTCCTGCCTTAGCCCCATGGTCCTGTTCTGCTCTGAAGTGCTCACGACCAGCAGATCCCCTGCCTGTGGGCAGCATACACACAGCCGGGTCCCTGTTATTATTTCTGCTCCTTACAGACAACAGCCGCCGATTTTATGGAAATCCCATCTGAGCGCTGTACAAAGAAGTGCCTGACAGACTGGGAGCCAAAAGCAGACTTGGGCCTGTCCTAAAAAAAGCTACCGGTGAGCTCCCCCTGGTGAACTACCGCACTCTGCACTGCCAGGGAAAAAtccctctgccttgctgggAGATGGCCACGGTGTCTGTGGGAGAAAAACACCCACAAGGATCGTAAATCACCAAGGTTGTGTGCTGGCCACATTAGCCTCGTGAGCAGGCACAGAGTTTGCTCCTTGGAGAGCACCACGTTTCCCAGGGCCACCGGCACCAGAGGACCAGGAGGATACCTGGCACCTATCCACAGGTACCAGGCTGCCCAGACTCTCCCAGATCAGAG
This window encodes:
- the NCKIPSD gene encoding NCK-interacting protein with SH3 domain isoform X3, whose product is MQNGGKYNLEQRDVLQKLIHHRKETVSRKGHSPTPQGMVMTQSSSDHHLDVARQPNGVCRTGYERHHSLPNTEFEEEDEGLYQIPPQPRRAAPITPPPPEKRKNAQIAAPVKNAVEIIPGSASSASSISTTSLDTLYTASSVSETALPTATSSPANTPPPVPSRSVHTTITRNLDAGSVAHSRYGTSPKDGASKSPQTKRAAPAPPAEGGTQRSHTVDGEKASQVKKAAPLPPASLDAFNSLCLEDKKAAAVEPASPEPSGLAASVPKTIGAELIELVRRNTHLSYELSRVAIGVVIGHIQTSIPATSSIMEQILISVVESKNLSAGLPSGQICHDEQRLEVIFADLARHKDDAQQRSWALYEDENVICCYLEELLRILTDADPEVCKKMCKKNEFESVLSLVAYYQMEHRVPLRLLLLKCFGAMCNLDAAVISTLVNSVLPMELARDMQTHTQDHQKMCYSALVLAMMFSMGEPLPYHHYEHLNSQFVQFLLDVIEDGLPSDTTDQLPDLFVNVLLAFNLHIPVPEHSVIMTTISKHSNVKTFTEKLLLLLNRGDDPVCIFKHQPQPPHSVLKFLQDIFASKDTASIFYHTDMMVLIDILVRQIADLSPGDKLRMEYLSLMHAIIRSTPYLQHQHRLSDLQGILQRILGEEEEGQQCQMDKLIILEIYKEFPEISPGTS